In Oryzias latipes chromosome 15, ASM223467v1, the following proteins share a genomic window:
- the phyhipl gene encoding phytanoyl-CoA hydroxylase-interacting protein-like isoform X1, with protein sequence MEVPGLAHNITSPLSPCEGMIKDLSLDAIQLRDGNKSQDGSISEMEELPVPQNIKISNITCDSFKICWDMEARTKERITHYFIDLNKKENKNSNKFKHKDVPTKLVAKAVPLPMTVRGHWFLSPRTEYTVAVQTASKQADGDYTVSEWSEIVEFCTADYSLVHLNQLLEKAEVIAGRMLPFSVFYRNQNKEYFDHARDVLDNRMLPSVKDNSGSHGSPISGKLEGIFFSCNTEFNTGKPPQDSPYGRLRFEVRADALFNPDTNLYFGDFYCMYTAYHYVILVLAPKGSTGDDFCKQRLPALDITNNRFLTCKQDEGAGLVFHHAQDVILEVIFTDPVNLASGSVAEISGHQLMSQSTVNAKKDPSCKACNISVGR encoded by the exons ATGGAGGTACCAGGTTTGGCGCACAACATCACCAGTCCACTAAGTCCATGCGAGGGGATGATCAAGGACCTGAGCTTGGACGCCATACAGTTGCGAGATG GAAACAAATCACAGGACGGCAGCATTTCAGAAATGGAAGAGCTTCCCGTTCCTCAGAACATCAAGATCAGCAACATCACCTGCGACTCCTTCAAGATCTGCTGGGACATGGAGGCTCGCACCAAGGAGCGCATCACACACTACTTCATTGACCTGAACAAGAAGGAGAACAAGAACTCTAACAAGTTCAAACACAAG gatgttcCAACTAAGCTGGTTGCCAAGGCAGTGCCTCTGCCCATGACAGTGCGGGGCCACTGGTTCCTGAGCCCCCGTACTGAGTACACTGTAGCTGTCCAGACTGCATCCAAACAGGCCGATGGGGACTACACCGTCTCTGAGTGGAGCGAGATTGTCGAGTTCTGCACAGCCG ATTATTCCTTGGTTCATCTAAATCAGCTCCTGGAAAAGGCAGAGGTGATCGCAGGACGGATGCTGCCTTTCTCCGTCTTCTACAGAAACCAGAACAAGGAGTACTTTGACCACGCCAG agaTGTGCTAGACAAccggatgctgccgtcagtAAAAGACAACAGTGGCAGCCATGGCTCCCCCATCAGCGGCAAGTTAGAGGGCATCTTCTTCAGCTGCAACACAGAGTTTAACACAGGCAAACCTCCGCAGGACTCCCCGTATGGTCGCCTTCGCTTCGAGGTCCGGGCCGACGCACTCTTCAACCCTGACACCAACCTATACTTTGGAGACTTCTACTGCATGTACACAGCCTACCACTACGTCATTCTGGTCCTGGCACCAAAGGGCTCCACGGGGGACGACTTCTGTAAGCAGAGGCTTCCTGCACTCGACATCACCAACAACCGCTTCCTGACCTGCAAACAGGACGAAGGGGCTGGTCTGGTGTTTCACCACGCTCAGGATGTCATCCTGGAGGTGATTTTTACAGATCCTGTGAACCTGGCATCGGGCTCGGTGGCGGAGATCAGCGGTCATCAGCTGATGAGTCAGTCCACAGTAAACGCAAAGAAGGACCCCAGCTGCAAGGCCTGCAACATCAGTGTGGGACGCTAA
- the phyhipl gene encoding phytanoyl-CoA hydroxylase-interacting protein-like isoform X2, with the protein MEELPVPQNIKISNITCDSFKICWDMEARTKERITHYFIDLNKKENKNSNKFKHKDVPTKLVAKAVPLPMTVRGHWFLSPRTEYTVAVQTASKQADGDYTVSEWSEIVEFCTADYSLVHLNQLLEKAEVIAGRMLPFSVFYRNQNKEYFDHARDVLDNRMLPSVKDNSGSHGSPISGKLEGIFFSCNTEFNTGKPPQDSPYGRLRFEVRADALFNPDTNLYFGDFYCMYTAYHYVILVLAPKGSTGDDFCKQRLPALDITNNRFLTCKQDEGAGLVFHHAQDVILEVIFTDPVNLASGSVAEISGHQLMSQSTVNAKKDPSCKACNISVGR; encoded by the exons ATGGAAGAGCTTCCCGTTCCTCAGAACATCAAGATCAGCAACATCACCTGCGACTCCTTCAAGATCTGCTGGGACATGGAGGCTCGCACCAAGGAGCGCATCACACACTACTTCATTGACCTGAACAAGAAGGAGAACAAGAACTCTAACAAGTTCAAACACAAG gatgttcCAACTAAGCTGGTTGCCAAGGCAGTGCCTCTGCCCATGACAGTGCGGGGCCACTGGTTCCTGAGCCCCCGTACTGAGTACACTGTAGCTGTCCAGACTGCATCCAAACAGGCCGATGGGGACTACACCGTCTCTGAGTGGAGCGAGATTGTCGAGTTCTGCACAGCCG ATTATTCCTTGGTTCATCTAAATCAGCTCCTGGAAAAGGCAGAGGTGATCGCAGGACGGATGCTGCCTTTCTCCGTCTTCTACAGAAACCAGAACAAGGAGTACTTTGACCACGCCAG agaTGTGCTAGACAAccggatgctgccgtcagtAAAAGACAACAGTGGCAGCCATGGCTCCCCCATCAGCGGCAAGTTAGAGGGCATCTTCTTCAGCTGCAACACAGAGTTTAACACAGGCAAACCTCCGCAGGACTCCCCGTATGGTCGCCTTCGCTTCGAGGTCCGGGCCGACGCACTCTTCAACCCTGACACCAACCTATACTTTGGAGACTTCTACTGCATGTACACAGCCTACCACTACGTCATTCTGGTCCTGGCACCAAAGGGCTCCACGGGGGACGACTTCTGTAAGCAGAGGCTTCCTGCACTCGACATCACCAACAACCGCTTCCTGACCTGCAAACAGGACGAAGGGGCTGGTCTGGTGTTTCACCACGCTCAGGATGTCATCCTGGAGGTGATTTTTACAGATCCTGTGAACCTGGCATCGGGCTCGGTGGCGGAGATCAGCGGTCATCAGCTGATGAGTCAGTCCACAGTAAACGCAAAGAAGGACCCCAGCTGCAAGGCCTGCAACATCAGTGTGGGACGCTAA